From Salarias fasciatus chromosome 5, fSalaFa1.1, whole genome shotgun sequence, a single genomic window includes:
- the emc3 gene encoding ER membrane protein complex subunit 3 isoform X2 yields MAEPELLLDSNIRLWVVLPIVFITFLVGVIRHYVSILLQSDKKLTLEQVSDSQVLIRSRILRENGKYIPKQSFLMRKFYFNNQEDGFFKKTKRKVVPPSPMTDPSMLTDMMKGNVTNVLPMILIGGWINWTFSGFVTTKVPFPLTLRFKPMLQQGIELLSLDASWVSSASWYFLNVFGLRSMYSLILGQDNGADQSRIMQEQMSGAAMAMPADTNKAFKAEWEALELTDHQWALESVEEDLMSRELDFDGMFSKELPSGIF; encoded by the exons ATGGCTGAACCAGAGCTTCTGCTGGACTCCAACATCCGGCTGTGGGTGGTGCTGCCCATTGTCTTCATCACCTTCCTCGTTGGGGTGATTCGACATTATGTGTCCATTCTGCTTCAGAGTGACAAGAAGCTGACACTGGAGCAAGTCTCAGACAG CCAGGTACTTATTCGGAGTAGAATTCTtagagaaaatggaaaatacatTCCCAAACAG tcatttttgaTGAGGAAGTTCTACTTCAACAATCAGGAAGATGGATTTTTCAAGAAGACCAAACGAAAGGTTGTCCCACCCTCTCCAATGACAG ATCCCAGCATGCTGACTGACATGATGAAAGGAAATGTCACCAATGTGCTTCCCATGATCCTCATCGGTGGCTGGATCAACTGGACATTTTCAGGATTCGTTACAA CTAAGGTTCCCTTCCCACTCACACTTCGCTTTAAGCCCATGCTGCAGCAAGGAATCGAGCTGCTCTCATTGGATGCTTCCTG GGTGAGCTCAGCATCATGGTATTTCCTGAATGTGTTTGGCCTCCGAAGCATGTACTCATTAATTCTTGGGCAGGATAACG GTGCAGACCAGTCGAGGATCATGCAAGAGCAGATGAGCGGTGCCGCCATGGCCATGCCTGCTGatacaaataaagcttttaaa GCGGAGTGGGAGGCTCTGGAGCTGACCGATCATCAGTGGGCGCTGGAGAGCGTAGAAGAGGATCTGATGAGCAGGGAGCTGGACTTTGATGGCATGTTTAGCAAGGAGCTCCCGAGCGGTATCTTCTGA
- the emc3 gene encoding ER membrane protein complex subunit 3 isoform X1, with protein MPTSECCFSHLSPSYSAPTACLAAGGLSGKGRPAPTHRDPDIRKKLPASMAEPELLLDSNIRLWVVLPIVFITFLVGVIRHYVSILLQSDKKLTLEQVSDSQVLIRSRILRENGKYIPKQSFLMRKFYFNNQEDGFFKKTKRKVVPPSPMTDPSMLTDMMKGNVTNVLPMILIGGWINWTFSGFVTTKVPFPLTLRFKPMLQQGIELLSLDASWVSSASWYFLNVFGLRSMYSLILGQDNGADQSRIMQEQMSGAAMAMPADTNKAFKAEWEALELTDHQWALESVEEDLMSRELDFDGMFSKELPSGIF; from the exons ATGCCAACTTCTGAATGCTGCTTTAGTCATTTATCTCCCTCATACAGCGCACCAACTGCGTGTCTGGCAGCAGGGGGACTGAGTGGAAAAGGACGACCCGCTCCCACTCACCGTGACCCGGACATCAGGAAGAAG CTACCAGCCAGCATGGCTGAACCAGAGCTTCTGCTGGACTCCAACATCCGGCTGTGGGTGGTGCTGCCCATTGTCTTCATCACCTTCCTCGTTGGGGTGATTCGACATTATGTGTCCATTCTGCTTCAGAGTGACAAGAAGCTGACACTGGAGCAAGTCTCAGACAG CCAGGTACTTATTCGGAGTAGAATTCTtagagaaaatggaaaatacatTCCCAAACAG tcatttttgaTGAGGAAGTTCTACTTCAACAATCAGGAAGATGGATTTTTCAAGAAGACCAAACGAAAGGTTGTCCCACCCTCTCCAATGACAG ATCCCAGCATGCTGACTGACATGATGAAAGGAAATGTCACCAATGTGCTTCCCATGATCCTCATCGGTGGCTGGATCAACTGGACATTTTCAGGATTCGTTACAA CTAAGGTTCCCTTCCCACTCACACTTCGCTTTAAGCCCATGCTGCAGCAAGGAATCGAGCTGCTCTCATTGGATGCTTCCTG GGTGAGCTCAGCATCATGGTATTTCCTGAATGTGTTTGGCCTCCGAAGCATGTACTCATTAATTCTTGGGCAGGATAACG GTGCAGACCAGTCGAGGATCATGCAAGAGCAGATGAGCGGTGCCGCCATGGCCATGCCTGCTGatacaaataaagcttttaaa GCGGAGTGGGAGGCTCTGGAGCTGACCGATCATCAGTGGGCGCTGGAGAGCGTAGAAGAGGATCTGATGAGCAGGGAGCTGGACTTTGATGGCATGTTTAGCAAGGAGCTCCCGAGCGGTATCTTCTGA